The genomic DNA ACCGGGTTCGACCTTTCCCTCGAGGAGATCAAGGCGTTCCGGCAGTGGGGGAGCAAGACCCCGGGACACCCCGAGGCCGGGCACACGCCGGGGGTGGAGGTGACCACCGGCCCGCTGGGGCAGGGGATTTCGAACGCCGTAGGGATGGCGATGGCGTCGCGGCTGCTGGCGCACCGGTTCAACCGCCCCGGGCACGAGATCGTCTCCCACCGGATCGTGGCGCTTTGCTCCGACGGGGATCTCATGGAGGGAGTCGCCTCCGAGGCCGCGTCCCTGGCCGGCTTCCACCGCCTTGGCAACCTCGTCGCCTTCTACGACGACAACCGGATCACGATCGAGGGATCGACCGATCTGGCATTCCGCGAGGATGTCGGCGGACGGTTCCGGGCCTACGGGTGGAACGTCCTCACGGCCTCCGATGGGAACACCGACCTCGACGGGATGACCCGGGCGATCGAAGCGGCTTTTTCGGAGCGGGCGAGACCGACGCTCGTGATCGTCCGGACGAACATCGCCTATGGCAGCCCGAACAAGCAGGACACCGCGGAGGCCCACGGCTCCCCCCTCGGGGAGAAGGAGGTGGCGCTCACGAAGGAGGCGCTCGGCTGGCCGAAGGAACCGGACTTTTACGTGCCCGACGACGTCCTGGCGCACTACCGGGAGGCGGTTCCCCGCGGGGAGGCGATGGAGCGGGAGTGGCGCCTGAAGATGGCGGCGTACATGGGCGCCTACCCGGACCTGGCCATGGAATGGGAGAGGGTCATGTGGGGGGATCTCCCCGAAGGGTGGGAGAAGGACCTGCCCTCCTTTCCCGCGGAGACCGCCCCGATGGCGACGCGGAAGGCCTCGGGGAAGGTGATCAACGCGATTGCGAAACGGGTCCCCGAACTGGCGGGGGGTTCGGCCGACCTGGCCCCTTCCACGGAGACGCTGATCGAGGGGGGCGGGGAGTTTCTCCCGGACGCGCCGCCGGGGGGGAGGAACTTCCACTTCGGCGTGCGCGAGCACGGGATGGGGGCGATCCTCACCGGGATGGCGCGCCACGGGGGGGTCATCCCGTACGGCGCCACGTTCCTGATCTTCTCCGACTACATGCGGGCCTCCATTCGGCTGGCGGCGCTCACGGGGGTCAGGGCCATCTACGTCTTCACCCACGATTCCGTGGGGCTTGGCGAGGACGGGCCGACCCACCAGCCGATCGAGCATCTGCCGGCGCTGCGGGCGATCCCGAACCTGTACGTCATCCGGCCCGCCGACGCCAACGAGACGGCCGCGGCGTGGAAGATGGCGATGGAGCGGACCGCGGGTCCCACGGCGATCGCGCTCACCCGGCAGAACGTCCCGGTCCTTCCCCCGGAGGACGTCTACCGGGAAGGAAACGTCTTCCGGGGCGCGTACATCCTCCAAGAAGGGGGGAACGGGAATCCCGCGGTGATCCTTCTTGCCTCCGGCTCGGAGGTGTGCGTCGCCC from Candidatus Deferrimicrobiaceae bacterium includes the following:
- the tkt gene encoding transketolase, with the protein product MNRDSLTFRSINAIRFLSVDAVQKAKSGHPGTPMALAPLSYLLWTKHLRYNPRNPDWPGRDRFILSCGHASMLLYSLLYLTGFDLSLEEIKAFRQWGSKTPGHPEAGHTPGVEVTTGPLGQGISNAVGMAMASRLLAHRFNRPGHEIVSHRIVALCSDGDLMEGVASEAASLAGFHRLGNLVAFYDDNRITIEGSTDLAFREDVGGRFRAYGWNVLTASDGNTDLDGMTRAIEAAFSERARPTLVIVRTNIAYGSPNKQDTAEAHGSPLGEKEVALTKEALGWPKEPDFYVPDDVLAHYREAVPRGEAMEREWRLKMAAYMGAYPDLAMEWERVMWGDLPEGWEKDLPSFPAETAPMATRKASGKVINAIAKRVPELAGGSADLAPSTETLIEGGGEFLPDAPPGGRNFHFGVREHGMGAILTGMARHGGVIPYGATFLIFSDYMRASIRLAALTGVRAIYVFTHDSVGLGEDGPTHQPIEHLPALRAIPNLYVIRPADANETAAAWKMAMERTAGPTAIALTRQNVPVLPPEDVYREGNVFRGAYILQEGGNGNPAVILLASGSEVCVALEAAKLLEAEGISARVVSFPCRERFEEQDDAYRRSVLPPSVRARVSVEAAATFGWERYVGDGGASVGIDRFGASAPAARIFRELGITPENVAARAKALLGKT